Proteins co-encoded in one Deltaproteobacteria bacterium genomic window:
- a CDS encoding TIGR02757 family protein produces MILVSKSQGFLRSNLDSLYAATNRREFVHPDPLEFVYRYDDPCDREVVGLVSSALAYGNVKQILKSVSGVLEKMGKNPAQFLSAASEKDLRRIFRKFYHRWHRGRHLVSLLVGIKRVLEEHGSLEKAFLKGYGPSDDTILPALSAFVSLLGKLGGPEVLEMLPPPERGSAAKRLHMYLRWMVRKDDVEPGGWDQVPPSKLVMPVDTHIHRICRKLKMTRRKQANLKTALEITEKFRKIVPDDPVKYDFVLTRFGIRDDLDYEEMIRSVAAKRTAKSPRGGNIPAPPAYQSG; encoded by the coding sequence ATGATTCTCGTCTCAAAAAGTCAAGGTTTTTTGCGGTCCAATCTTGATTCCCTGTACGCCGCCACCAACCGCCGGGAATTCGTCCACCCCGATCCGCTGGAATTTGTCTATCGTTACGACGATCCATGCGACCGGGAAGTGGTAGGGCTTGTCTCGTCGGCGCTGGCCTACGGGAACGTCAAACAGATCTTGAAGAGCGTTTCAGGCGTCCTCGAAAAAATGGGAAAAAATCCGGCACAATTCTTGAGCGCCGCAAGCGAAAAGGATTTGCGCCGGATATTCAGGAAATTTTACCACCGCTGGCACCGGGGGAGGCATCTGGTTAGTCTTCTTGTCGGGATCAAGCGGGTCCTTGAGGAGCACGGAAGCCTGGAAAAGGCTTTTTTGAAAGGCTATGGCCCCTCCGACGACACCATCCTCCCGGCGCTCTCCGCCTTTGTTTCCCTGCTTGGAAAATTGGGAGGACCGGAGGTGTTGGAGATGCTCCCGCCGCCGGAACGGGGGAGCGCCGCCAAGCGGCTTCACATGTATCTCCGGTGGATGGTGCGAAAGGACGATGTCGAGCCCGGCGGGTGGGATCAGGTTCCCCCCTCCAAGCTGGTGATGCCGGTGGACACCCATATCCACCGGATCTGCCGGAAACTCAAAATGACCCGGAGAAAACAGGCAAATTTGAAGACCGCATTGGAGATCACTGAAAAATTCCGGAAGATTGTCCCGGACGATCCGGTAAAATACGATTTCGTGTTGACGCGATTCGGGATTCGCGACGATCTGGATTATGAAGAGATGATCAGATCAGTTGCCGCAAAACGTACTGCAAAATCCCCCCGTGGCGGTAATATTCCAGCTCCACCGGCGTATCAATCCGGCTGA
- a CDS encoding YjbQ family protein yields the protein MKSYREELWFETKTRRAFVNITPAVTVALKKSGIREGLCLVNAMHISASVFINDDERGLHQDFEAFLEKLAPHEPIGQYRHNDTGEDNADAHIKRQVMGREAVVAVTNGKLDFGPWEQIFYGEFDGRRKKRVLVKIVGD from the coding sequence ATGAAATCCTACCGCGAAGAATTGTGGTTTGAGACCAAAACAAGGCGGGCGTTTGTCAATATAACACCCGCAGTTACGGTGGCCCTTAAAAAGAGCGGCATCCGGGAGGGGCTTTGCCTGGTCAATGCGATGCATATCTCGGCCTCGGTTTTCATCAATGACGACGAGCGCGGCCTTCATCAGGATTTCGAGGCCTTTCTGGAAAAGCTCGCCCCTCATGAGCCGATCGGTCAATACCGCCACAACGACACCGGCGAGGACAACGCCGACGCCCATATCAAGCGGCAGGTCATGGGGCGTGAGGCGGTTGTCGCCGTGACGAACGGAAAACTCGATTTCGGTCCGTGGGAACAGATTTTCTACGGTGAATTCGACGGGAGAAGAAAGAAAAGGGTTTTGGTGAAGATTGTCGGCGATTAA
- a CDS encoding SRPBCC family protein gives MKRVLKNEIVAECPMDKFFAYATTMRHWPEWHPVTLSVTGQVAKPAKTGDRAHEKVRTARFFSGTIDWKIVKSIPPVEFSMQALKINLPLLGGARVKIDYRFEPLGKKKTRMTRIFQYQLPFYLVVLDTLYLIWQNEKRIGGGHEKT, from the coding sequence ATGAAACGCGTACTGAAAAACGAAATCGTCGCCGAATGTCCCATGGACAAATTTTTTGCCTATGCAACCACCATGAGGCACTGGCCCGAATGGCATCCTGTAACCTTGTCGGTTACGGGTCAAGTCGCAAAGCCGGCAAAAACGGGGGACAGGGCCCACGAAAAAGTGAGAACGGCCCGATTTTTTTCGGGAACAATCGACTGGAAAATCGTCAAATCCATTCCGCCTGTCGAGTTTTCCATGCAGGCATTAAAGATCAATCTGCCTCTCCTTGGCGGCGCCCGGGTGAAAATCGATTACCGCTTTGAGCCCCTGGGGAAAAAGAAAACCCGAATGACCCGGATCTTTCAATATCAACTCCCTTTTTACCTCGTCGTGCTGGACACCCTCTACCTTATATGGCAAAATGAAAAACGAATCGGCGGAGGCCATGAAAAGACTTAA
- a CDS encoding sulfite exporter TauE/SafE family protein, producing MIFVVIGCSFIQSLFGIGLLFVGTPLLLLLGYPFQEALLYLLPCSMIVSLLQVYEGRKQLNAFRRSFILFGLPFLLIGCLISFNGIMPPLSLKPIIGTLILVTALLRFSPTIFERTKKLFEKYQRFFMVLIGLVHGTTNMGGGLLTALVSSAFSEKSETRSHIAFGYLMMAMIQLLLLLVISSPTIDLKILFLPILSAVTYSVCGNWIFRLSPQLVYQHLMTFLLLLLAATMIAF from the coding sequence TTGATTTTTGTCGTTATCGGCTGTTCATTCATTCAGTCACTGTTCGGAATCGGATTGCTCTTTGTTGGCACTCCTCTCCTCCTCCTTCTCGGTTATCCGTTTCAGGAGGCGCTTCTCTACTTGCTTCCCTGTTCGATGATTGTGAGTCTTTTGCAAGTCTATGAAGGCAGAAAACAACTCAATGCTTTTCGACGCTCCTTTATCCTCTTTGGCCTCCCGTTCCTGCTGATCGGTTGCCTCATCAGCTTTAACGGCATAATGCCGCCTCTCTCGCTCAAACCGATCATCGGAACACTTATCCTCGTGACTGCTCTCCTCAGGTTCTCTCCAACAATATTTGAACGGACAAAAAAGCTGTTCGAAAAATACCAACGGTTCTTTATGGTCTTAATCGGTTTGGTTCACGGCACCACCAATATGGGAGGCGGCCTGCTAACTGCTCTGGTCAGTTCGGCCTTTTCCGAAAAGTCAGAAACCCGCTCTCATATCGCCTTTGGCTACCTCATGATGGCGATGATTCAACTCCTCCTGCTTTTGGTCATTTCTAGCCCAACTATTGATCTAAAAATTCTTTTTCTCCCGATTCTGTCAGCCGTCACTTATTCTGTGTGTGGAAACTGGATTTTTCGCCTCTCTCCTCAGCTGGTTTACCAACATTTAATGACCTTTCTTCTCTTGTTGCTCGCGGCTACAATGATTGCGTTTTAG